In Nicotiana tabacum cultivar K326 chromosome 17, ASM71507v2, whole genome shotgun sequence, one DNA window encodes the following:
- the LOC142171904 gene encoding uncharacterized protein LOC142171904, whose translation MESQRAPAKRKEKGVKRKTPHKYKLLMNFIIWNSKGANSAKFRRHCSSMVKLHNLTVLLLLETHMADYKHLANELHFSDQFQSPTNGQSGDIVVMWKDDLIKLEEISTAPQGVHVMVKVHSPPNFFFLSAIYASNTLSDGIKLWDHLVDIAFVFKGGWLVGGDFNEVLKSKDKFGGNSISAIRANHFWNRINKCNLFDLGFKGSKYTWSNKR comes from the coding sequence ATGGAGAGCCAGAGAGCACCTGCCAAAAGGAAGGAGAAGGGTGTCAAGAGGAAGACACCACACAAATATAAGCTTTTAATGAACTTCATCATATGGAATTCCAAGGGTGCCAATAGTGCCAAGTTTAGGAGACATTGCTCCTCCATGGTCAAACTCCACAATCTCACAGTTCTACTCCTTCTTGAGACTCATATGGCTGACTACAAACACCTTGCCAATGAGCTACATTTTAGTGATCAGTTCCAATCCCCTACTAATGGCCAATCTGGTGATATAGTGGTCATGTGGAAGGATGACCTTATCAAGCTTGAAGAGATCTCCACAGCCCCTCAGGGTGTCCATGTCATGGTCAAGGTACATTCCCCTCCCAACTTCTTCTTTTTGAGTGCAATATATGCCAGCAATACCCTTAGTGATGGGATTAAACTCTGGGATCACTTGGTGGATATAGCATTTGTTTTTAAGGGCGGCTGGCTAGTAGGGGGTGACTTCAATGAAGTCCTAAAATCCAAGGATAAATTTGGTGGTAATAGCATTAGTGCTATTAGAGCAAACCACTTTTGGAACCGTATCAATAAGTGTAATTTGTTTGACCTAGGATTCAAAGGCAGTAAATACACTTGGAGTAATAAAAGATAA